One stretch of Trichocoleus desertorum ATA4-8-CV12 DNA includes these proteins:
- a CDS encoding glycosyltransferase family 39 protein, whose protein sequence is MYKQFRAIRLKFAVSLELLLLLAIAIAVLLRLLNLGSRELWYDEVLSVLLSTGQRGQYQNPGALPIVLQDYAALLHLPSNVAGYSAIEAVKNVIKGILSDPHPPLSYLSLHGWLYLFGNSEIALRSLVALLSIAAIGCAYGLGKTLLGHRGGLILAALLSVNPFYLSHSLNARMYGPLVLWTILSAWALLRLIHQDDRQLPQRWKQSLSWQLLLIGSVTAGLLTQYLFVYWVVTLAALVLYLDWRRWWQYAIPLTTGVILTIPWAVWGTLQQLRNRSDVVRQVSGGGGTAAIAHLQDVAQTLAAHLLLGDWLTSLPTTSIVLAGVGVIAVLTACIVSVWRWGKHQLLGTACILGIFPLLLALAVDTVTGKLTIGFGWGRAMIFILPGCLLLLTLGLERLSARWQGPAVAALLLLYLGVGVGDFSLRQRQVFHAVADLVMQEPTTPTLIAMNSSAWGHVLRLAYYMPPSAPVQLLAQKSTDLAAALATTLTPETASYPRILWIDSARPVWSRPSTELEKQQVQQVLAQQYRQTQTQHLTGTMLLDEFTVRLYTRSSAT, encoded by the coding sequence ATGTATAAGCAATTTAGAGCCATTAGATTAAAGTTTGCTGTATCCCTAGAGTTGCTGTTGCTTCTAGCGATCGCGATCGCTGTGCTGCTGCGCCTGCTCAATTTAGGAAGTCGCGAACTCTGGTATGACGAAGTTTTATCTGTACTTCTCTCTACCGGACAGCGCGGGCAGTATCAAAATCCTGGAGCCTTACCTATAGTTCTGCAAGACTATGCAGCTCTTTTGCATCTACCCTCTAACGTGGCTGGTTACAGCGCAATAGAAGCGGTGAAGAATGTGATCAAAGGAATTCTGAGTGACCCTCATCCCCCACTTTCCTATTTAAGTTTGCATGGGTGGCTATATTTATTTGGCAACAGTGAAATTGCTCTGCGCAGTTTGGTCGCTCTCCTTAGTATTGCTGCAATTGGCTGTGCTTATGGTTTGGGAAAAACACTGTTGGGACACCGGGGCGGCTTGATTTTGGCGGCCCTCCTCAGTGTCAATCCATTCTACTTATCTCACTCACTGAATGCTCGTATGTATGGTCCCTTGGTGCTTTGGACGATCCTTAGTGCTTGGGCTCTCCTCCGCTTGATTCACCAAGATGATAGACAGCTCCCACAAAGATGGAAGCAATCTTTGTCCTGGCAGCTCTTGTTAATTGGCTCTGTGACGGCAGGACTGTTGACTCAATATCTGTTTGTGTATTGGGTTGTTACCTTAGCGGCCTTAGTGCTCTATTTAGATTGGCGGCGCTGGTGGCAGTATGCCATACCCTTAACCACTGGCGTTATCTTAACCATCCCTTGGGCGGTGTGGGGAACACTACAACAACTACGCAATCGTAGTGATGTTGTGCGTCAAGTTTCGGGTGGGGGGGGGACAGCTGCGATCGCTCACCTGCAGGATGTAGCTCAGACTTTAGCCGCTCATCTATTGTTGGGTGATTGGCTCACGAGCTTACCCACGACAAGTATTGTTTTAGCTGGAGTTGGAGTGATTGCAGTGCTAACGGCCTGCATTGTTTCAGTTTGGCGATGGGGTAAGCATCAATTGCTTGGAACCGCTTGCATTCTAGGCATTTTCCCCCTGCTTTTGGCCCTAGCTGTGGATACCGTAACTGGTAAGCTCACCATTGGATTTGGCTGGGGGCGAGCTATGATTTTTATCTTGCCTGGTTGCTTACTATTACTCACTCTAGGGCTAGAACGGTTATCAGCTAGATGGCAAGGACCTGCCGTGGCCGCTCTCTTGCTTCTATACCTAGGTGTTGGAGTAGGCGACTTCAGTTTGAGGCAGCGTCAAGTGTTTCATGCGGTGGCCGACTTGGTGATGCAAGAGCCAACGACCCCAACGCTGATTGCCATGAACTCTAGCGCTTGGGGCCATGTGTTACGGCTGGCTTACTACATGCCTCCTAGCGCTCCTGTACAGCTCTTAGCCCAGAAATCCACTGATTTAGCGGCGGCTTTAGCAACGACCTTAACCCCTGAGACGGCATCATATCCTCGGATTCTCTGGATAGATAGCGCTCGGCCTGTTTGGTCTCGCCCCAGTACAGAATTAGAAAAACAGCAAGTTCAACAAGTGCTGGCTCAACAGTACCGCCAAACCCAAACTCAGCACTTAACAGGCACGATGCTTTTGGATGAGTTTACTGTCCGTCTTTATACCCGTTCTTCTGCAACCTGA
- a CDS encoding glycosyltransferase — protein MSISQSRSLLAPPSGSLTITEPTVAHDLEPNSLEEQFLPTVYLSLVIPTFNEGENIEALIELLSRLLDQVLPGNYELIVVDDDSPDYTWKIAQELVSQYPQVRVMRRQQERGLSTAVIRGWQVAKGEVLGVIDGDLQHPPEVLLQLIAETQQGADLATASRHVEGGGVSSWSVVRRFLSRGAQLVGLVILPGVVGRVSDPMSGYFLVRRRAIAGKTLSPVGYKILIEVLGRGDIGRVAEVGYVFQERQGGESKVTWKQYVDYLRHLGRLRLALSPFGRFIRFGFVGLTGLFVDMSVFYLLREGLQLGLTRSNIISVELAIINNFFWNDAWTFSDVSSRQQGWRQRAKRLLKFNVVCLLGLVLNTLIVNGLYNVFHVNQYAAKMIAIAIVLFWNFWINLKLSWRVTEVK, from the coding sequence ATGAGTATTAGCCAATCCCGTTCTCTTTTAGCGCCTCCTTCTGGCTCTTTGACAATTACTGAGCCAACGGTTGCACATGACCTTGAGCCGAACTCTCTCGAAGAGCAGTTCTTACCTACGGTTTATTTATCCCTGGTGATTCCCACTTTCAATGAAGGTGAGAATATTGAAGCCTTGATTGAATTGTTGAGTCGGCTGTTAGATCAGGTGCTACCAGGTAACTATGAATTGATCGTGGTCGATGATGATAGCCCAGACTATACCTGGAAGATTGCTCAAGAGCTGGTGAGCCAGTATCCTCAGGTGCGGGTGATGCGGCGGCAACAGGAGCGGGGGTTGTCCACTGCGGTGATCCGGGGTTGGCAAGTGGCTAAAGGAGAAGTGCTCGGTGTCATTGATGGAGATCTCCAACATCCACCGGAGGTTTTGCTCCAGCTGATTGCAGAGACGCAGCAGGGCGCAGATCTAGCCACAGCAAGTCGCCATGTAGAAGGAGGTGGCGTTAGTAGCTGGAGTGTGGTGCGGCGTTTTCTATCCCGGGGAGCCCAGTTGGTTGGGCTCGTGATTCTACCGGGTGTAGTAGGTCGAGTCTCGGACCCTATGAGCGGCTACTTCTTGGTACGGCGTAGGGCGATCGCCGGGAAAACATTGAGTCCTGTCGGCTACAAAATTTTGATTGAAGTGCTGGGCCGAGGCGATATCGGGCGAGTAGCAGAAGTAGGCTATGTGTTTCAGGAGCGACAGGGAGGCGAGAGCAAGGTTACTTGGAAGCAGTATGTGGATTATTTGCGTCATTTAGGGCGCTTGCGTTTGGCATTATCACCCTTTGGTCGCTTCATCCGGTTTGGCTTTGTGGGGCTAACGGGTTTGTTTGTCGATATGTCAGTGTTTTATCTACTGCGGGAGGGGCTGCAATTAGGACTGACGAGAAGCAACATCATCTCGGTGGAGTTGGCCATTATTAACAACTTTTTCTGGAATGATGCTTGGACTTTTAGCGATGTTTCCAGTCGGCAGCAGGGATGGCGACAACGTGCCAAACGGTTGCTGAAATTCAATGTGGTTTGTTTATTGGGTTTAGTCCTTAATACTTTGATTGTTAACGGTTTGTATAATGTCTTCCACGTCAACCAATATGCCGCCAAAATGATCGCGATCGCAATCGTGCTGTTCTGGAATTTCTGGATTAACTTGAAATTGAGTTGGCGAGTTACCGAAGTCAAATAA
- a CDS encoding glycosyltransferase, translated as MKTLLHSRWLHLLLLLFWLLVGIGLRFLCLDSKSVWTDEFATLVFSLGHSFRTIPLNQAIALDTLLQPLQLEPQTKVAAVSEHLMQESTHPPLYFVLAHWWLQLFPSQEGLVSIWAARSLPAIFGAVSIPAMFGLGWLAFESPLVGHLAAAGMAVSPYGIYLAQEARHYTLAVLWVIASLGCLVVALRSLRVHKPLPLLVGLSWVGVNTLGMATHYFFVLSLFAEALVLLGFWLLVGQKARSNQSHLPFQLPALKLWGRIYAVVAGTVAGIVVWLPAWQGVYGNQLTDWIYSGTRSGLGWFDPVLQALVGWITMLVFLPVQAPNFTLVIMSGLGMLLFCAWSVPLIYQGLKQQWQKLQSRLALQGLGGFVLSAIALFFGIAYGLGTEITSAFRFSFVYFPAVVVLLATSLAAFWSESVTPQPEVSPPKPAGNVWKRWQPNGKTVVMIVWLVGLLSSLTVATGLGYQKTHRPDVVVQHLQQATQSPPLIAIAHMTHGQTGRLMGLAWELKRRPITGTLANPRFLLAHQDQNPLSSAIALQQTLSQLPRPLDLWLLNFPNPDETPSLASLLAGERCIADPEHKHRTDGYRYRLYRC; from the coding sequence TTGAAAACTTTGCTTCACAGCCGCTGGCTGCATCTCCTACTGCTGTTGTTTTGGCTGCTTGTGGGTATAGGGCTACGCTTCCTATGCCTTGACTCGAAATCAGTTTGGACGGATGAATTTGCCACTTTGGTGTTTAGCTTAGGGCACAGTTTTCGTACTATTCCGCTGAATCAAGCGATCGCTCTGGATACCCTCCTGCAACCTTTACAGCTAGAGCCACAAACAAAGGTGGCTGCGGTGTCGGAGCACTTGATGCAGGAAAGCACTCATCCTCCTCTCTATTTTGTGCTGGCTCATTGGTGGCTGCAATTGTTTCCGTCTCAAGAGGGGTTGGTGTCCATTTGGGCGGCGCGATCGCTCCCTGCCATCTTTGGGGCTGTTTCAATTCCGGCGATGTTTGGCTTGGGCTGGCTGGCTTTTGAATCTCCTTTAGTTGGGCATCTGGCAGCAGCGGGGATGGCTGTTTCCCCTTATGGTATCTACCTGGCTCAGGAAGCGCGTCACTATACCCTGGCTGTGCTGTGGGTGATCGCTTCCTTGGGCTGCTTAGTAGTTGCGCTGCGATCGCTGCGGGTTCATAAACCTTTACCCCTACTGGTTGGGTTAAGTTGGGTTGGGGTGAATACGCTGGGTATGGCAACCCATTACTTCTTCGTCCTGTCTTTATTCGCAGAGGCTTTGGTATTACTGGGATTTTGGCTTTTGGTGGGGCAAAAAGCTAGGTCCAATCAATCTCATCTGCCCTTCCAGCTACCAGCGCTTAAACTGTGGGGACGAATTTATGCGGTGGTCGCTGGAACCGTAGCGGGCATCGTCGTTTGGTTACCTGCTTGGCAAGGAGTTTACGGCAATCAGCTGACCGACTGGATCTATAGCGGTACTCGATCTGGGCTGGGTTGGTTCGATCCAGTGCTACAGGCTTTAGTGGGGTGGATCACCATGCTGGTCTTTTTACCCGTGCAAGCCCCCAATTTTACCCTAGTGATTATGTCTGGCCTGGGTATGCTGCTGTTTTGTGCCTGGTCAGTCCCGCTAATTTACCAAGGGTTAAAGCAGCAGTGGCAGAAACTCCAAAGCCGATTGGCGCTGCAAGGATTAGGTGGTTTTGTCCTCAGTGCGATCGCGCTCTTTTTTGGTATTGCTTACGGTTTAGGAACCGAAATTACCAGTGCATTTCGTTTCAGCTTTGTTTATTTTCCTGCCGTTGTTGTTTTACTGGCAACCAGCCTAGCTGCTTTTTGGTCTGAGTCCGTCACGCCTCAACCCGAAGTGTCACCACCAAAACCAGCGGGTAATGTTTGGAAACGGTGGCAACCCAACGGTAAAACAGTGGTGATGATTGTTTGGCTCGTTGGCCTGCTTAGTAGTCTGACCGTTGCGACAGGATTGGGTTATCAGAAAACCCATCGCCCTGATGTGGTGGTGCAACATCTTCAGCAAGCGACTCAATCTCCCCCCTTGATCGCGATCGCCCATATGACTCATGGGCAGACAGGCAGGCTGATGGGTTTGGCTTGGGAGCTGAAACGCCGACCGATCACAGGGACATTGGCTAATCCCCGCTTTCTGCTAGCCCATCAAGACCAAAATCCGTTATCGAGTGCGATCGCGCTCCAGCAAACCTTAAGCCAATTGCCTCGCCCGCTGGATCTATGGTTGCTCAACTTTCCCAATCCGGACGAGACACCGAGTTTAGCCTCTCTCTTAGCGGGAGAGCGTTGTATCGCTGATCCAGAGCACAAGCATCGTACCGATGGCTATCGATACCGTCTGTACCGTTGTTAG
- a CDS encoding adenylate/guanylate cyclase domain-containing protein, giving the protein MHSQNTKAELHRLLQARNEYPEKIAEIDAQIHTIFAETHAILVLDMSGFSRLTIRHGIIHFLAMIHRLSAIATPLVEQHQGTVIKQEADNLFAVFPEVVLAVNAGLDILKSLATVNSGLPDAMDLYASIGIGYGEVLLVAGEDLYGNEMNLASKLGEDLARSNEILLTELAFQQLQSTTWTCEAIELSVSGLELTAYQVQFSK; this is encoded by the coding sequence ATGCACTCTCAAAACACCAAAGCTGAATTGCACCGCCTCCTTCAAGCTCGCAACGAGTACCCCGAAAAAATCGCTGAAATTGACGCTCAAATTCATACCATTTTTGCCGAAACTCACGCAATTCTGGTATTGGATATGTCAGGCTTTTCTCGGCTTACGATTCGGCATGGCATTATTCATTTCTTGGCTATGATTCATCGCTTAAGTGCGATCGCCACCCCCCTAGTCGAACAGCACCAAGGTACTGTGATCAAGCAAGAAGCTGATAATTTATTTGCTGTTTTCCCAGAAGTTGTATTAGCGGTGAATGCTGGGCTAGATATCTTAAAAAGCTTAGCGACTGTCAATTCTGGATTACCAGATGCAATGGATTTGTACGCTAGCATTGGCATCGGCTACGGAGAAGTGTTGTTGGTAGCGGGCGAAGATCTGTACGGCAATGAAATGAATTTGGCTTCCAAACTAGGGGAAGACCTAGCACGATCGAATGAGATTTTACTGACGGAGTTGGCGTTCCAGCAGTTGCAATCTACAACTTGGACTTGTGAGGCCATTGAACTCTCTGTTTCTGGCTTGGAACTAACGGCTTATCAGGTGCAGTTTTCCAAGTGA
- the trxA gene encoding thioredoxin — protein sequence MATKKQFSNFQELLSGSELPMLVDFYAPWCGPCQVMAPILEQVNAQMKEQLRVVKINTETYPELASQYQIHALPTLVLFKDGQPIDRIEGVMQAKQIVQRLQPFVSRNS from the coding sequence ATGGCTACCAAAAAACAGTTCAGTAACTTTCAAGAATTGTTATCTGGTTCTGAGTTACCAATGCTAGTAGATTTTTATGCGCCTTGGTGTGGCCCTTGCCAAGTTATGGCTCCGATTTTAGAGCAGGTCAATGCTCAAATGAAGGAACAATTGCGTGTCGTAAAAATCAACACAGAAACCTATCCAGAATTGGCATCTCAATACCAAATTCATGCGCTGCCAACGCTGGTCTTATTTAAGGATGGACAGCCGATCGATCGCATAGAAGGTGTGATGCAGGCGAAACAGATTGTGCAACGTTTACAACCGTTTGTTTCCAGAAATTCGTAG
- the fabG gene encoding 3-oxoacyl-[acyl-carrier-protein] reductase, producing the protein MEALQETASKRLQGQVAIVTGASRGIGRSVALALAAEGANVVVNYANSSTAADKVVADITAMGSDAVALQADVSKADQVDAFFSAVMEKWGRIDVLVNNAGITRDTLLLRMKPEDWQAVIDLNLTGVFLCTRLASKIMLKQRSGRIVNITSVAGQMGNPGQANYSAAKAGVIGFTKTVAKELASRGVTVNAVAPGFIATDMTSGLNHTEEILKFIPLGRYGQPEEVAGLVKFLAADPAAAYITGQVMNVDGGMVMA; encoded by the coding sequence ATGGAGGCATTGCAAGAGACTGCATCGAAACGATTGCAAGGGCAAGTGGCGATCGTAACTGGAGCATCTAGAGGCATTGGTCGCTCTGTCGCTTTGGCGCTCGCTGCTGAAGGAGCCAATGTTGTGGTCAACTATGCCAACTCTAGTACTGCTGCGGACAAAGTCGTGGCTGATATCACTGCTATGGGCAGTGACGCTGTGGCTCTACAAGCCGATGTCTCCAAAGCAGATCAGGTCGATGCTTTTTTCAGCGCTGTGATGGAAAAATGGGGACGCATTGATGTTCTCGTCAACAATGCTGGGATTACTCGCGATACCTTACTGTTGCGGATGAAGCCGGAAGATTGGCAAGCTGTGATTGATCTCAACCTGACTGGTGTATTTCTATGTACCAGATTGGCTAGCAAAATTATGCTGAAGCAACGCTCTGGCCGCATCGTCAATATCACGTCTGTGGCAGGCCAAATGGGCAACCCAGGGCAAGCAAACTACAGCGCAGCTAAAGCTGGGGTTATTGGTTTTACCAAGACTGTTGCCAAGGAATTGGCGAGTCGGGGGGTAACGGTCAATGCTGTAGCTCCTGGCTTCATTGCGACTGACATGACCAGTGGCTTGAACCACACGGAAGAAATTTTGAAGTTTATTCCTTTAGGCCGCTATGGACAGCCAGAGGAAGTAGCTGGCTTAGTGAAATTCCTCGCTGCTGACCCAGCGGCTGCCTACATTACAGGACAAGTTATGAATGTAGATGGCGGCATGGTCATGGCTTAA
- a CDS encoding rhomboid family intramembrane serine protease has protein sequence MKNDDKSAIARELRNHALILGSFIICIWLLEIIDLFVLGNALNLYGIRPRSISGLRGILFAPFLHGGLGHLMANTIPFLVLGWFVMLREISDFFIVSLITILASGLGVWLFGSANSIHIGASGVVFGYFGFLLSRGYFERSAVGIAFSLLVGTLYGSLIWGVLPIRNGISWEGHLFGFLGGLLAARLLAQRKKSI, from the coding sequence ATGAAGAATGACGATAAAAGTGCGATCGCCCGTGAACTCAGAAATCATGCTCTGATTCTGGGCAGCTTCATTATCTGTATTTGGTTGCTAGAAATTATTGATTTGTTCGTTTTAGGTAACGCTCTCAACCTCTACGGTATCCGCCCTCGTAGTATTAGCGGCTTGCGGGGCATTCTGTTTGCACCGTTTTTGCATGGAGGTTTAGGGCACTTAATGGCGAACACCATCCCTTTCCTAGTTTTGGGATGGTTTGTGATGCTCCGAGAAATCAGCGACTTTTTTATCGTTAGTCTGATTACAATCCTGGCCAGTGGCTTGGGTGTGTGGTTGTTTGGCTCCGCTAATTCGATTCACATTGGAGCCAGCGGTGTTGTTTTTGGCTACTTCGGCTTTTTATTGTCACGGGGTTACTTTGAAAGAAGCGCAGTGGGGATCGCCTTTTCACTTCTAGTCGGTACTCTCTATGGCAGCTTGATCTGGGGAGTGCTGCCTATTCGTAATGGCATCTCTTGGGAAGGCCACTTGTTCGGTTTTCTAGGTGGACTTCTAGCAGCGCGTCTTTTAGCCCAACGTAAAAAGTCCATTTGA
- a CDS encoding YsnF/AvaK domain-containing protein, with translation MEPDLRSDYETRHGGKGLGWDKAKHAARDAWDKVENTVTGSGDRNSGQNLAGRGDTQQVNLYEERLITDKTRVKTGEVNVGKHVETETARVDVPVEKERVVVERTTPTNAGTPVTPGEADFHEGEVARVEIYEERADIHKEAVLREEVNIRKEVDHETVQAEEQIRREELDIDRQGRGVSDRSNPLT, from the coding sequence ATCGAACCAGATCTTCGGAGCGATTACGAAACCCGTCATGGCGGTAAAGGTCTAGGTTGGGATAAAGCAAAGCATGCAGCCCGCGATGCTTGGGACAAGGTTGAAAATACAGTTACAGGTTCTGGCGATCGCAACTCCGGACAAAATCTTGCTGGCCGAGGCGACACTCAACAAGTCAATCTGTACGAAGAAAGGCTGATCACTGACAAAACCCGTGTCAAGACTGGTGAAGTCAACGTTGGTAAGCATGTAGAAACTGAAACTGCCCGCGTTGATGTTCCGGTGGAAAAAGAGCGTGTAGTTGTAGAGCGCACTACCCCGACGAATGCTGGTACCCCAGTTACACCTGGAGAAGCTGACTTCCATGAGGGAGAAGTAGCACGGGTAGAAATCTATGAGGAGCGAGCTGACATTCACAAAGAAGCGGTACTACGCGAAGAAGTGAATATCAGAAAAGAAGTTGATCATGAGACGGTTCAGGCGGAAGAGCAAATTCGCCGGGAAGAACTAGATATCGATCGCCAAGGTCGTGGAGTAAGCGATCGCTCCAATCCTCTAACCTAA
- a CDS encoding GIY-YIG nuclease family protein codes for MTFITDIPVLADLEYIPYLDDAGQVNEQFQGKVGVYAIFDQAQTLQFIGYSRDIYLSLQQHLVRRPQACYWFKVQTSDRPNRTALEAIRDAWISENGKTPVGNAEEQNLWNQPIDAKFAMTEEEQTDYREADEMTQIKLLKRVARRVEEQILAQLRDRGVQMQIRFNPKLKETGLLDLK; via the coding sequence ATGACTTTTATAACTGATATTCCTGTTCTCGCCGACTTAGAATACATTCCCTACCTCGATGATGCTGGTCAAGTAAACGAGCAATTCCAAGGGAAAGTTGGTGTTTATGCAATTTTTGACCAAGCACAAACTCTACAATTTATTGGCTACTCGCGAGATATTTATCTCAGCCTCCAACAGCATTTAGTGCGTCGCCCTCAAGCTTGTTACTGGTTTAAAGTCCAGACGAGCGATCGCCCCAATCGTACCGCCCTAGAAGCGATTCGAGATGCTTGGATCTCTGAAAACGGCAAGACTCCGGTAGGCAATGCGGAGGAGCAAAATCTTTGGAATCAGCCGATTGATGCCAAGTTTGCCATGACTGAAGAAGAGCAGACTGATTATCGCGAAGCTGATGAAATGACGCAAATAAAGCTACTGAAGCGGGTGGCTAGGCGAGTCGAAGAGCAAATCTTAGCCCAGCTACGAGATCGAGGCGTTCAGATGCAAATTCGCTTCAATCCTAAGTTGAAAGAGACTGGCTTATTAGACCTGAAGTAA
- the rplL gene encoding 50S ribosomal protein L7/L12 — MSATTDQILEQLKSLTLLEAADLVKQIEEAFGVSAAAPAGGMMMMAGPGAGAPAEEVEEQTEFTVMLDEVPADKKIAVLKVVRVLTGLGLKEAKDLVEAAPKAVKENIAKGDAEDAKKQLEEAGAKVTIK, encoded by the coding sequence ATGTCTGCTACAACTGACCAAATTCTGGAACAACTTAAGTCTCTGACTCTGCTAGAAGCAGCTGACTTGGTTAAGCAAATCGAGGAAGCTTTCGGCGTTAGCGCTGCAGCTCCTGCTGGTGGCATGATGATGATGGCTGGGCCTGGGGCTGGCGCTCCTGCTGAAGAAGTAGAAGAGCAAACTGAGTTCACTGTCATGCTCGATGAAGTTCCTGCTGACAAGAAAATTGCAGTTCTGAAAGTTGTTCGAGTTTTGACAGGTCTAGGCTTGAAGGAAGCAAAAGACCTTGTAGAAGCTGCGCCTAAGGCAGTGAAAGAAAATATTGCTAAGGGTGATGCTGAAGATGCTAAGAAGCAACTCGAAGAAGCTGGCGCTAAGGTAACGATTAAGTAA
- the rplJ gene encoding 50S ribosomal protein L10 — translation MGRTLEDKKAIVAELKQQLSESQLAFVIDYKGLSVAEITDLRRRLRPVGATCTVTKNTLMRIAVDGDATWQPMTELASQSSAFLLVKDDIGGAIKAYQDFQKATKKTELRGGVMEGRVLSANDVKAIGELPSKEQLIAQIAGAINGVATKLAVGINEVPGSLARAIKAVSEKDDQQAA, via the coding sequence ATGGGCAGAACGCTAGAGGATAAGAAGGCAATTGTGGCCGAACTCAAACAGCAGTTGAGCGAGTCCCAACTTGCATTCGTGATCGACTACAAGGGCTTAAGTGTGGCTGAGATCACTGATCTGCGGCGACGTTTGCGTCCAGTAGGCGCAACATGCACGGTCACTAAGAACACGTTGATGCGGATTGCGGTTGACGGGGATGCAACCTGGCAACCAATGACTGAACTTGCATCTCAGTCTTCCGCCTTCTTGCTCGTGAAGGACGACATTGGTGGTGCCATTAAGGCTTACCAAGATTTCCAGAAGGCTACGAAGAAGACTGAACTTCGTGGTGGCGTCATGGAAGGCCGTGTCCTCAGCGCTAATGATGTCAAGGCGATCGGTGAGTTGCCATCTAAGGAACAGCTCATTGCTCAGATTGCAGGAGCCATCAATGGTGTCGCTACCAAGCTGGCTGTGGGTATCAACGAAGTTCCTGGTTCTTTGGCTCGCGCCATCAAGGCTGTGTCCGAGAAAGACGACCAACAGGCAGCTTAA
- the rplA gene encoding 50S ribosomal protein L1 — translation MAKKVSRRLAELNKKVEERAYEPMEALNLLKETATAKFTESAEAHIRLGIDPKYTDQQLRTTVALPKGTGQTVRVAVIARGEKVAEANNSGANIAGSEELIDDIQKGMMDFDVLIATPDMMPQVAKLGRLLGPRGLMPSPKGGTVTFDLAQAISDFKAGKLEFRADRTGIVHVLFGKSDFSANDLLVNLKALQETIDRNRPSGAKGRYWRSVFVSATMGPSIEVDVSALRDLKLTDVA, via the coding sequence ATGGCAAAGAAGGTATCGCGTCGGCTCGCAGAGCTGAATAAGAAAGTAGAAGAGAGAGCGTATGAGCCGATGGAAGCGCTCAACCTCTTGAAAGAGACAGCTACTGCTAAATTTACAGAATCAGCAGAAGCGCACATTCGTCTTGGTATTGATCCCAAATACACCGATCAGCAATTGAGAACCACTGTGGCTCTCCCAAAAGGCACCGGACAAACTGTTCGGGTTGCAGTCATTGCTCGGGGTGAAAAAGTAGCTGAAGCCAACAACTCTGGCGCTAATATCGCTGGCTCGGAAGAGTTGATTGATGACATCCAAAAGGGCATGATGGACTTTGATGTCCTGATCGCAACACCTGATATGATGCCTCAAGTGGCAAAATTAGGTCGTTTGCTCGGACCTCGTGGTTTGATGCCTTCCCCCAAGGGCGGCACAGTGACATTTGATTTGGCCCAGGCTATTTCAGACTTCAAAGCTGGAAAACTAGAATTCAGAGCCGACCGAACTGGTATCGTCCACGTTCTTTTTGGAAAGTCTGACTTCTCAGCAAACGATTTGCTAGTCAACTTGAAAGCTCTGCAAGAGACGATTGATCGGAACCGTCCTTCTGGTGCTAAAGGTCGTTACTGGCGATCGGTCTTTGTTTCTGCAACAATGGGACCTTCGATCGAAGTAGATGTTAGTGCGCTGCGCGACTTAAAGCTGACTGACGTAGCCTAA
- the rplK gene encoding 50S ribosomal protein L11: protein MAKKVVTVIKLAINAGKANPAPPIGPALGQHGVNIMMFCKEYNARTADQVGLVVPVEISVYEDRSFTFILKTPPASVLIRKAAGVERGSGEPNTKKVGSISRSQLQEIAQTKLPDLNANDVEAAMRIVEGTARNMGITVKD, encoded by the coding sequence ATGGCAAAGAAAGTAGTTACGGTCATTAAGTTGGCCATTAACGCAGGTAAGGCGAACCCTGCGCCTCCGATTGGCCCTGCGCTCGGTCAGCACGGCGTCAACATCATGATGTTCTGCAAGGAATACAATGCTAGAACTGCTGATCAAGTAGGTTTAGTGGTTCCTGTAGAAATCTCTGTCTACGAAGATCGCAGTTTTACCTTCATTCTCAAGACACCCCCCGCTTCTGTACTAATTCGCAAAGCTGCAGGTGTAGAACGAGGTTCTGGTGAGCCCAACACCAAGAAAGTTGGATCGATTAGTCGGTCTCAACTGCAAGAAATTGCTCAAACCAAACTACCCGATCTGAATGCCAATGATGTTGAAGCAGCCATGAGAATCGTGGAAGGGACTGCACGCAACATGGGTATTACTGTCAAAGACTAG